The proteins below come from a single Thunnus thynnus chromosome 10, fThuThy2.1, whole genome shotgun sequence genomic window:
- the zbtb7b gene encoding zinc finger and BTB domain-containing protein 7B isoform X1, whose translation MDAVRHMPPRLQLTVPMPMKTGKVAMSPGEDGLIGIPFPEHSNELLSHLNDQRRTGLLCDLTLTSRGAHYPTHRSVMAAVSLYFRRLFGTEEGGGEGGGGFSVCQLDCVAPDALDALLEFAYTATLTIPSSGMRDVLRGAQLLGIQCVADACRDILGETAEAEGDTAEEQRAQHTATERMAEGERGVEKGSRRKTDRKKVKKGGSHHINSLVLNPSPASPASYPSPASDSLRSLPSTQPPSPEQEEHCLKSGQNGDPRAIREPGRGATLNGGLLHFLHQRPHIAHPPPVPSSNDKLSDDDEMEVFDDGMLMESTSVPTSVAERGAAASAAGGGRKRKSQTPQQCPVCQKIIHGAGKLPRHMRTHTGEKPFQCSACGVRFTRNDKLKIHMRKHTGERPYPCPHCPARFLHSYDLKNHLSLHSGARPFECPLCHKAFAREDHLQRHRKGHSCLELRTRRPRRGPELGDEGRGDGGGSKQSNPLESLSVQAHSSAFLPRTVLDGGSGSVASHLMFQGDSERERSLALQALAQFSSTRLANYPGLFLRGPELRGGRETEGEDPGGTHSPAARHDRWVDEVEEEIGEEEAEEEE comes from the exons ATGGATGCCGTGAGACACATGCCGCCTCGTCTCCAGCTGACTGTGCCCATGCCAATGAAGACGGGGAAG GTGGCAATGTCTCCAGGAGAGGACGGTCTGATTGGGATCCCCTTCCCGGAGCACAGCAATGAGCTTTTGTCCCACCTCAATGACCAGAGGAGGACAGGGCTCCTGTGTGACCTCACTCTGACCTCCCGCGGGGCACACTACCCGACTCACCGCTCCGTCATGGCCGCCGTCAGTCTCTACTTCCGCCGGCTGTTCGGGACAGAGGAGGGGGGCGGCGAGGGCGGAGGAGGTTTCAGCGTGTGTCAGCTGGACTGCGTGGCACCTGATGCCCTGGACGCCCTGCTGGAGTTCGCCTACACCGCCACCCTGACCATCCCCAGCTCTGGAATGAGAGATGTGCTGCGAGGGGCTCAGCTTCTGGGCATCCAGTGTGTGGCTGACGCGTGCAGAGACATCCTTGGGGAGACGGCGGAGGCAGAGGGGgacacagcagaggagcagagagccCAACACACAGCGACAGAGAGGATGgcggagggagagaggggagtaGAGAAAGGATCTCGAAGAAAAACGGACAGAAAGAAGGTGAAAAAAGGCGGGTCACATCACATCAACTCCTTGGTTTTGAACCCGTCACCCGCTTCCCCCGCCTCATACCCTTCACCTGCCTCTGACAGCCTCCGCTCCCTGCCGTCCACCCAGCCTCCCAGCCCTGAGCAGGAGGAGCACTGCCTCAAATCTGGGCAGAACGGGGATCCCAGGGCGATCCGAGAGCCAGGAAGAGGGGCCACACTAAACGGAGGGCTCCTACATTTTCTGCATCAGCGCCCCCATATAGCCCACCCACCTCCTGTCCCGTCCTCCAATGACAAGCTGTCAGATGACGATGAGATGGAGGTCTTTGATGATGGTATGCTGATGGAAAGTACCTCCGTACCTACTTCTGTAGCTGAGCGAGGAGCGGCAGCATCAGCAGCGGGAGGTGGGAGGAAAAGGAAGTCTCAGACGCCCCAGCAGTGCCCTGTGTGTCAGAAGATCATCCACGGAGCAGGAAAACTGCCTCGACACATGAGGACGCATACTGGAGAGAAGCCCTTCCAGTGCTCTGCTTGCGGAGTTCGTTTCACACG GAATGATAAGTTGAAGATCCATATGAGGAAACACACAGGCGAGCGCCCCTACCCCTGCCCCCACTGTCCCGCCCGGTTTCTCCACTCATACGACCTCAAAAACCACCTGTCCCTCCACAGCGGGGCACGGCCCTTCGAGTGTCCACTCTGCCACAAGGCCTTCGCCCGAGAAGACCATCTCCAGCGTCACCGCAAGGGACACAGTTGCCTGGAGCTGCGCACACGCCGCCCCAGACGTGGGCCTGAGCTCGGAGATGAGGGGAGAGGCGATGGAGGCGGCAGCAAGCAGTCCAACCCTCTGGAGTCTCTGTCCGTACAGGCCCACTCCTCAGCGTTCCTCCCCCGCACGGTGCTGGATGGTGGAAGTGGGTCCGTCGCCAGCCACCTGATGTTTCAAGGGGACAGCGAGAGGGAGCGGTCTCTCGCCCTTCAGGCTCTGGCTCAATTCAGCTCCACCAGGTTGGCTAACTACCCTGGGCTCTTTCTGCGAGGTCCGGAGCTGCGAGGGGGAAGAGAGACGGAAGGAGAGGATCCCGGAGGAACCCACTCGCCGGCGGCGCGGCATGACAGATGGGTAGACGAAGTGGAAGAGGAAATCGGAGaagaggaggcggaggaggaggagtag
- the zbtb7b gene encoding zinc finger and BTB domain-containing protein 7B isoform X2: MSPGEDGLIGIPFPEHSNELLSHLNDQRRTGLLCDLTLTSRGAHYPTHRSVMAAVSLYFRRLFGTEEGGGEGGGGFSVCQLDCVAPDALDALLEFAYTATLTIPSSGMRDVLRGAQLLGIQCVADACRDILGETAEAEGDTAEEQRAQHTATERMAEGERGVEKGSRRKTDRKKVKKGGSHHINSLVLNPSPASPASYPSPASDSLRSLPSTQPPSPEQEEHCLKSGQNGDPRAIREPGRGATLNGGLLHFLHQRPHIAHPPPVPSSNDKLSDDDEMEVFDDGMLMESTSVPTSVAERGAAASAAGGGRKRKSQTPQQCPVCQKIIHGAGKLPRHMRTHTGEKPFQCSACGVRFTRNDKLKIHMRKHTGERPYPCPHCPARFLHSYDLKNHLSLHSGARPFECPLCHKAFAREDHLQRHRKGHSCLELRTRRPRRGPELGDEGRGDGGGSKQSNPLESLSVQAHSSAFLPRTVLDGGSGSVASHLMFQGDSERERSLALQALAQFSSTRLANYPGLFLRGPELRGGRETEGEDPGGTHSPAARHDRWVDEVEEEIGEEEAEEEE, from the exons ATGTCTCCAGGAGAGGACGGTCTGATTGGGATCCCCTTCCCGGAGCACAGCAATGAGCTTTTGTCCCACCTCAATGACCAGAGGAGGACAGGGCTCCTGTGTGACCTCACTCTGACCTCCCGCGGGGCACACTACCCGACTCACCGCTCCGTCATGGCCGCCGTCAGTCTCTACTTCCGCCGGCTGTTCGGGACAGAGGAGGGGGGCGGCGAGGGCGGAGGAGGTTTCAGCGTGTGTCAGCTGGACTGCGTGGCACCTGATGCCCTGGACGCCCTGCTGGAGTTCGCCTACACCGCCACCCTGACCATCCCCAGCTCTGGAATGAGAGATGTGCTGCGAGGGGCTCAGCTTCTGGGCATCCAGTGTGTGGCTGACGCGTGCAGAGACATCCTTGGGGAGACGGCGGAGGCAGAGGGGgacacagcagaggagcagagagccCAACACACAGCGACAGAGAGGATGgcggagggagagaggggagtaGAGAAAGGATCTCGAAGAAAAACGGACAGAAAGAAGGTGAAAAAAGGCGGGTCACATCACATCAACTCCTTGGTTTTGAACCCGTCACCCGCTTCCCCCGCCTCATACCCTTCACCTGCCTCTGACAGCCTCCGCTCCCTGCCGTCCACCCAGCCTCCCAGCCCTGAGCAGGAGGAGCACTGCCTCAAATCTGGGCAGAACGGGGATCCCAGGGCGATCCGAGAGCCAGGAAGAGGGGCCACACTAAACGGAGGGCTCCTACATTTTCTGCATCAGCGCCCCCATATAGCCCACCCACCTCCTGTCCCGTCCTCCAATGACAAGCTGTCAGATGACGATGAGATGGAGGTCTTTGATGATGGTATGCTGATGGAAAGTACCTCCGTACCTACTTCTGTAGCTGAGCGAGGAGCGGCAGCATCAGCAGCGGGAGGTGGGAGGAAAAGGAAGTCTCAGACGCCCCAGCAGTGCCCTGTGTGTCAGAAGATCATCCACGGAGCAGGAAAACTGCCTCGACACATGAGGACGCATACTGGAGAGAAGCCCTTCCAGTGCTCTGCTTGCGGAGTTCGTTTCACACG GAATGATAAGTTGAAGATCCATATGAGGAAACACACAGGCGAGCGCCCCTACCCCTGCCCCCACTGTCCCGCCCGGTTTCTCCACTCATACGACCTCAAAAACCACCTGTCCCTCCACAGCGGGGCACGGCCCTTCGAGTGTCCACTCTGCCACAAGGCCTTCGCCCGAGAAGACCATCTCCAGCGTCACCGCAAGGGACACAGTTGCCTGGAGCTGCGCACACGCCGCCCCAGACGTGGGCCTGAGCTCGGAGATGAGGGGAGAGGCGATGGAGGCGGCAGCAAGCAGTCCAACCCTCTGGAGTCTCTGTCCGTACAGGCCCACTCCTCAGCGTTCCTCCCCCGCACGGTGCTGGATGGTGGAAGTGGGTCCGTCGCCAGCCACCTGATGTTTCAAGGGGACAGCGAGAGGGAGCGGTCTCTCGCCCTTCAGGCTCTGGCTCAATTCAGCTCCACCAGGTTGGCTAACTACCCTGGGCTCTTTCTGCGAGGTCCGGAGCTGCGAGGGGGAAGAGAGACGGAAGGAGAGGATCCCGGAGGAACCCACTCGCCGGCGGCGCGGCATGACAGATGGGTAGACGAAGTGGAAGAGGAAATCGGAGaagaggaggcggaggaggaggagtag